TAAATTTTGAGTTGTAATCAGAAGTTTAGGAAtggttgtccttaacttttaaacttataattcaaacttaaggactgtttgtccttaagttttgaactttgaactcaaagttaaggactgcatgtccttaactttataacttgaaactctaagttaaggactgacTGTCCTTGACTTTTAACCTTGTAATCTgaagttcaggactacctgtccttaacttctATTAACCTTGTTTTATATTGTATTTTcaggtttctttatatgttttatgcatatGGATCATCAATATCTAGTTGGAATCATTGTAGACCAGTGATTGTTGTTGATGCAACTTTTTTGAAGTCAAAATTTCGTGGTGTTTTAATAATTTTAGTTTCAGAGGATGCAAATAACCAAATTTTCCCACTAGCCTTTGGAAGAGTAGAATCTGAAAATAACAGTTCCTATGAGTGGTACTTTAGTAAGCTTCGCAATGCAATTGGGAGCCGTgagaatttaatatttttatcagaCAAGCATCAAGCTATTGCATATGGCATTGCAAAGGTATATCCTGAAAGCCATCATGGGatttgtatctatcatttggagcAGAACCTAAAGCGAAGGAAGGTGAAAAGTGAGGTCATAAAACTTTTTCAAAGTGCTGCAAGAGTATACAGGCGCAAAGAATTTGATCTATACATGTTAGATATAGCAAAAGTAGATAAGAAGACTTATGAATACTTGATGGAAGAACCACCGGAAAGGTAGGCACGTTCTTGTAGTCCACGACGAAGATATGACATGCTCATAACAAACATAGTTGAGTCAATGAATTCTATCCTATTAGAAGCAAGGTAGCCGCCTATATTAAGAATGATTGATTTCATTCAAGTGAAGCTACAACGTTGGTTTTATGATTGAAGAAATGAAGCAGAAGGAACTTTTTATGATGTTTCTTGTTGGGTAGaggaggaattgaagaaaaaaatagatTTAGCATTTACTTTGAATGCAAGTATTATGTTCTATGTTTAGCTTATGATTTTAACATAATTTAACATAATGTACtaacttataatttttcaacaTTGAAGGTCTTCCCTGTTGGTTCATGGCGTtctagagttgaagaagaaggaataactttcttggtggacttaaacaaaagaacatgtgattgtTTTCAGTTTCAATTTGATGAATTACCATGCATACATGCAATTGCAGCTATCGAGAAGAGAAACATCAAGAAGTCCAACTTTTGTTCGCACTGGTACTTAAAGGAATCTTGGCTGAAAACATATGAAAGACAAATACATCCTGTAGGACATACTGATTCTTAGATTGTACCAGAGAGTGTTAAGTCACAAATTTTTAAACCTCTAGATTTCAAAGTGCCACCAGGTAGAAGGCAGAAGAAAAGGCATATTCCAACTACcgattcatcaaaaataacattcaaatgTGGTCGTTGCAGAAGAATTGATCATAATAGAACAGTTTGTATATATATTCTCCGGCAGTCCATCCATTTTCAAGAAAGCATAGAGAATAGTAGATATATCCACTTATGTTTATCGACTCTTTTAAGtttttgctataaattggattcaTTTAGATTATTCTTATTTGAGCAGATGTCTGAATTTTCAAATTTCTTTCTGCTTaccttctttttgtttcttttgagttcaaagattaaaagttaaggacatgagtccttaactttgagtttcaagttcaaaagttaaggatagtcagtccttaactttgagttacaagttcaaaagttaaagacaagcagtccttaacttatagttcaaagttcaaaacttaaggactgtatgtccttaactttgagtttcaagttcacaatccttaagtttgaattacacgttcaaaagttaaggacatgcaatccttaactttgagttcaaagttcaaaggTTAAGGACTATCTGTCCTTAACTttacaaaagttaaggacaggggTCCTTAAGTTTGacatacaagttcaaaagttaaggacagactatccttaagtttgaattacatgttcaaaagttaaggacatgcagtccttaactttgtgttcaaagttcaaaagttaaggacaagtagtccttaacttatagttcaaagttcaaaacttaaggactgtctgtccttaactttgagtttcaagttcaaaagttaaggacatgcagtccttaacttatagttcaaagttcaaaacttaaggattgtctgtccttaactttgtgtttcaagttcaaaagttaaggacaagagtccttaagtttgacttaCAGGTTAAAAAGTtatggacagacagtccttaagtttgaattacacgttcaaaagttaaggacagaccgtccttaactttgagttcaaagttcaaaggTTAAGGACTGTTTATCCTTAACTttacaaaagttaaggacaggagtccttaagtttgacatgcaggttcaaaagttaaggacaggcagtccttaagtttgaattacacgttcaaaagttcaggacaggcagtccttaactttgtgttccaagttcaaaagttaaggacacttggtccttaactttgaatttgaagttcaattaCACTTAGTCATGAACTAATACTAACAAACTCAATGGACAAATCAACACttgagagaaacaaagaaattaataaaataatgcCTTGATATTACTTCTGAAATTGTAATTTTGTGTAGTTGTGACAAAAAATTATGCTACGCAAACAAAATATAAGTGCCTTTTGAGGAATTTATAGAATATTTCAGAAGTTTTCTGAACATGCAGAATTCATATGGATTCTTTATAGCAATTTTATACAAAAGATCAACCACAACTAACTTTCTTTACAACTAAACTATAACTCCTTTGGACAGCAAGTTTCATTTTCACTCTCATAATCATCGCCAACATTTTCTGGTGGTGTATCATAACCAGAATTTATTTTTCACTCACCATGTGTCCAAAGATTTGCGGCAAGTTCTTTTCTAAAGTCTTTTATGTCTTCAGGTTGGAATTTCTCCACATCATTTCCAATCATCAACAACTCCACATATTTGATCAGGAATGCACCATAATCAGTCCTAAGAAAAATGTAAGATATACAGTGAATTAAACAATAAatctaaaatatatataaataatataacaaaTAACAACACGTACGATCCAGTTTGTTGTGGTGTTCTTTGCCACTGAATATCAAATTTGTTGAAGGCATTTCCAAAAGACTTGTGATGTTTGTCAAACTGAGAGAACTTTAGCAAGTGGGGGATCATGCGTGCATACATTTCCATGTGATTCATTCCTGCCTCATATGGCTCACTATATATGGAATCGTATACATCAATCTTTTTCTAATTCAAGTCCAATACCCCAAAAAGAAAGTGTGTCATAACATTATTATCTTCTGAAGGAAGCCCACATGGAAAAATGATTTTGTCAACCTCTGTCCAAACAATTCCACATCTACCACTGTCCCCCCACACATATGGTGTCAGAAATAACTGATTTTCACCAGCACACCAAAAGTCATCAGTAACATCTTCACTAATTTTTTTATACACAAGCACCATATAGTTATCAAAAAGAATATCAGTAGTTATGCAACGAAAAGGATGGTCGCGAGGGTGGTAGCACTCCTTCTTTCTCAGATAATATAGGGCAATGTCAATATGCTtcataaaaaggcaaaaaataaaacaaatccatcagtcataaaataattaaaaaataataaattaagaataaagaaaataaatgtcTTGCGAATTATCTAACCTTATTATCAAGTACAAAGCTACTATCTGAAAGCTCATGGAAGAACATTTTGCTACTGAATTTTTGATGATACAATTTGTATGGATTCTTTCTCACACCATTATCATCAGCATATATATCAGTTTGTCCCCTGAAAATGTTGAAAATATCAAAGTTAGAagttagtcctgaacttagactttcAAGTTGAAAAATTAAAGACATGCAGTCCTTAAATTTGAATTACAGGTTCAAAATCTAAGGACACTcggtcctgaagtttgagtttcaagttcaaaagttaagaatacatggtcctgaacttagacttataAGTTTAAAAGttcaggacactttgtccttaactttgagttaaaagttcaaaagttaaggactgtctgtccttaactttgagtatcaagttcaaaagttaaggacacgcAATCCTTAACTTGAAttacaggttcgaaagttaagtacacatggtcctgaactttgacttacaagttcaaaagatCAGGACATTTAGTCTTAAACATTGATTTccaagttgaaaagttaaggacatttgctccttaactttgattttcaaattcaaaagttaaggacacttggtcctaaatTTAGGCTTACAATCAcagaagttaaggacacttaacTTTAGCAATTTCAATATCAATATTGAAATACATTAAGGGACTTACTCTTTTTTGCGACCTCTCCTTTTCTCCTTGCCCAACCACACAATGAATTTGTCCAATAATTTTGCATCATCTGTGGCATAATGAAAAATACACCTACGCGTATATGTTGATTTTATCCAGCCTGAACTCTTGGGAGTATTTTGATTGTCTGCCATTGATGTTCCTGTTTTTCTTTCCTGATCAAAAGGAGATTTCAACTGCCAACTAAGCTTCTTGTTCCTTTTACCTCGATCAAGCtcttcttcaacatttccttCAACATCTATAGACAAACCCCCATCAATGCTCATTTGTGTACTTGGAGGAGTATGAGTAAGAATAGAAAATGACGGACCATCATAACCAATACTATCTCTCTTTCTTTCCCTCGTATATTGGTTAAgagcttcatcattgttttcCTCTGCAAgtaacactatatatatatatatatataaatttccTGCAAGTCGTCAAATAAAGAGACAACATTTCAATTATGAGTATAATATTTAGGACACAATCA
Above is a window of Nicotiana tabacum cultivar K326 chromosome 8, ASM71507v2, whole genome shotgun sequence DNA encoding:
- the LOC107796863 gene encoding uncharacterized protein LOC107796863, which encodes MMIGVGWCVRAFRIKDSTLFKIVKIEKKHDYSVDTMKADQRHATSKLISGYIIDNLRDPRFEVTQAFVMAEMQKLHGLDIGFLYMFYAYGSSISSWNHCRPVIVVDATFLKSKFRGVLIILVSEDANNQIFPLAFGRVESENNSSYEWYFSKLRNAIGSRENLIFLSDKHQAIAYGIAKVYPESHHGICIYHLEQNLKRRKVKSEVIKLFQSAARVYRRKEFDLYMLDIAKVDKKTYEYLMEEPPESYREEKHQEVQLLFALVLKGILAENI